The window ATTGTCGTGGATATGAGTTCTGATAAGACTAAGGAAATAGCCTTGAAATATACACCAAATGTTTTTTCTTATCATCAGTCGGGAACTGAGGCGAGAAGTGCGCAAAAAAATTATGGTCTCTTGCAAAAATCGACAGGAAAATTTTTATTGTCTCTTGATGCGGATATGAACATAGATAATGGGGTAGTTAAGGAGTGTGTTTCTAAAATGACGCAAGACATGCAGTTAGTAGGGCTTTATATTCCGGAAATAATCTCGGGCGATGGCTGGTGGAGCAAAGTCAGAAGATTTGAAAGAACCTTTTACAACGGCACTGTTATCGACGGGTTAAGATTTTTCACCAAAGAAGCATTTTTGAAAGTCGGTGGCTTTGACGAAAATCTTTATGCTTGTGAAGATTGGGATTTGGATAAAAGACTGAAACAGTTAGGTAAATTTGGCATTATTAGCCTTCAGCTTTATCATAACGAAGCGGAATTTAACTTAAAAAAATATTTGAGCAAAAAGGCCTATTATTCAAATAACTTTGAAAAATATTTTTCCAAATGGGGCAAGAGCGATCTGGATGTAAAAAAACAGTTTGGATTATATTATAGATATTTCGGAGTTTTTATAGAAAATGGTAAATGGAAAAAGTTATTATCTCATCCAATTTTAACATTAGGAATGTATTTTTTGAGAGGATTGGTGGGGATAGTTTATTTAACCAGTGGGGATTATAAATAATATATATGTATTGTTCAAAAGTATACTTTCCTGTTTTTCAAAAAATGCCTTTACCCGTAAGGCATCTGATAACGAAAATAGTTAATAAACCAGTTTTAAAGAAAGGAGTAAATATATTCGGCT is drawn from Patescibacteria group bacterium and contains these coding sequences:
- a CDS encoding glycosyltransferase, with translation IVVDMSSDKTKEIALKYTPNVFSYHQSGTEARSAQKNYGLLQKSTGKFLLSLDADMNIDNGVVKECVSKMTQDMQLVGLYIPEIISGDGWWSKVRRFERTFYNGTVIDGLRFFTKEAFLKVGGFDENLYACEDWDLDKRLKQLGKFGIISLQLYHNEAEFNLKKYLSKKAYYSNNFEKYFSKWGKSDLDVKKQFGLYYRYFGVFIENGKWKKLLSHPILTLGMYFLRGLVGIVYLTSGDYK